A single genomic interval of Calypte anna isolate BGI_N300 chromosome 3, bCalAnn1_v1.p, whole genome shotgun sequence harbors:
- the HINT3 gene encoding histidine triad nucleotide-binding protein 3, with amino-acid sequence MAGEAAAAAAADSGEGKEAGNGGGYDGKCVFCRIARREEPGTALLPCQYEDLVCFRDIRPNAPHHYLVVPVEHMGNCKTLKSEHIPIVKRMMEVGKSVLQKNNFSDLNDVRMGFHWPPFCSISHLHLHVLAPESQLGFLSRLVYRINSYWFITAEQLIERLQTENAAS; translated from the exons ATGGCGGGGGAggcggcagcagcagccgcaGCCGACAGCGGTGAGGGGAAGGAAGCCGGGAACGGTGGCGGCTACGACGGCAAGTGCGTGTTCTGCAGGATCGCCCGCCGGGAAGAGCCGGGCACGGCGCTGCTGCCCTGTCAG TATGAAGACCTTGTTTGCTTTAGAGATATCAGGCCTAATGCCCCCCACCACTACCTAGTGGTGCCGGTGGAGCACATGGGAAACTGCAAAACGCTGAAGTCAGAACACATACCTATAG TGAAGAGAATGATGGAAGTTGGAAAATCTGTCctccagaaaaataattttagtgaCCTGAATGATGTAAG aatgGGTTTTCACTGGCCTCCATTCTGCTCAATATCCCACTTGCATCTTCATGTCCTAGCCCCGGAGAGTCAGCTAGGATTCTTGTCCAGACTTGTGTACAGAATAAATTCCTACTGGTTTATCACG GCTGAGCAACTGATTGAGCGACTGCAAACTGAAAATGCTGCCAGCTGA